A genomic region of Vitis vinifera cultivar Pinot Noir 40024 chromosome 7, ASM3070453v1 contains the following coding sequences:
- the LOC100251205 gene encoding probable galacturonosyltransferase 6 isoform X2 has product MKQSWRWKRIAILYLLSLSVFCPLILLSERLKHVVFLGKKEFVEDLPSIKYRRDGETLSVVETEEDEGLKEPDLVVYRDGSKENPNSNISSGFTADLLGKNGTEHKVKEENKQNPQKKLATTSGGKEQSSLTKVQHDQSIRSQPQRVTDEKIKQIRDQVIRAKAYLNLAPPSSNSHLVKELRLRIKELERAVGEATKDSDLSRSALQRMRTMEASLSKASHIYTDCSALVSKLRAMTNRVEEQVRAQKSQATYLVELAGRTTPKGFHCLTMRLTAEYFALQPEEQNFPNQEKLNDGNLYHYAVFSDNVLACAVVVKSTISNAMDPEKIVFHVVTDSLNHPAMLMWFLLNPPGEATIQIQSVEKFEWLAAKYNSTLKKQNSHDSRYTSALNHLRFYLPDVFPQLDKIVLLDHDVVVQRDLSRLWSVDMKGKVNGAVETCQEVEPSFHRMDMFINFSDPMVAERFDAKTCTWAFGMNLFDLHEWRRQNLTAVYHKYLQMGLENPLWKAGSLPLGWVTFYKRTVALDRRWHALGLGYESGVGRSQIERAAVIQYDGVMKPWLEIGISKYKGYWSKHLNYGHPLLQQCNIHE; this is encoded by the exons ATGAAGCAGTCTTGGCGATGGAAGAGGATCGCCATCCTCTATTTGCTCTCTCTTTCTGTCTTCTGTCCACTTATTTTACTCTCTGAAAGGCTCAAGCATGTAGTTTTTTTAG GGAAGAAAGAGTTTGTGGAGGATTTACCGAGTATT AAGTATAGGAGAGATGGTGAAACACTTAGTGTTGTCGAGACG GAGGAGGATGAAGGCTTAAAAGAGCCAGACCTAGTTGTGTACAGAGACGGATCCAAGGAGAATCCCAATTCCAACATTTCCAGTGGGTTTACTGCTGATTTGTTGGGAAAAAATG GTACTGAACACAAAGTGAAGGAAGAAAACAAGCAAAATCCACAGAAAAAATTAGCAACAACTTCTGGAGGAAAG GAGCAATCTAGCTTGACAAAAGTTCAACATGACCAGAGCATACGGTCCCAACCACAGAGGGTGACTGATGAGAAGATAAAACAGATAAGAGATCAAGTGATTAGGGCAAAAGCATACTTGAATCTTGCACCACCAAGCAGCAATTCCCACCTAGTGAAAGAGTTAAGACTACGAATTAAGGAGCTGGAGCGGGCTGTGGGTGAAGCCACCAAGGATTCAGATTTGTCAAGGAG TGCTTTGCAGAGGATGAGAACCATGGAAGCATCCTTATCCAAAGCGAGTCACATTTATACAGATTGCTCTGCTTTAGTCTCCAAGCTCCGAGCCATGACTAACAGGGTAGAAGAACAGGTTCGGGCACAGAAGAGTCAAGCAACGTATCTGGTTGAGCTTGCTGGAAGGACAACCCCAAAAGGCTTTCACTGCCTTACTATGAGGCTGACAGCCGAATATTTTGCCCTGCAGCCTGAGGAGCAGAATTTCCCtaaccaagaaaaattgaaTGATGGAAATCTCTATCACTATGCTGTCTTCTCTGATAATGTTCTGGCCTGTGCCGTGGTTGTGAAATCTACCATCTCCAATGCTATG GATCCAGAGAAAATTGTGTTCCATGTGGTGACGGATTCGCTCAACCACCCAGCAATGTTGATGTGGTTCTTATTAAATCCTCCTGGTGAAGCCACTATACAGATCCAGAGTGTAGAGAAATTTGAATGGTTGGCTGCCAAATATAATTCAACATTGAAGAAGCAAAACTCCCACGATTCAAGATATACTTCTGCACTGAACCACCTTCGTTTCTATCTGCCAGATGTCTTCCCTCAACTTGATAAGATTGTGCTCCTTGATCATGATGTGGTGGTGCAGAGAGATCTGAGCAGACTTTGGAGTGTTGATATGAAGGGTAAAGTAAATGGAGCAGTGGAGACTTGTCAGGAAGTTGAGCCTTCATTCCATCGGATGGATATGTTTATCAACTTCTCTGATCCAATGGTGGCTGAGAGGTTTGATGCCAAGACATGCACATGGGCATTTGGGATGAATTTATTTGATCTGCATGAGTGGAGGCGGCAGAATTTGACAGCTGTCTACCATAAATACCTTCAAATG GGACTTGAGAATCCGTTGTGGAAGGCTGGGAGCTTGCCCTTAGGTTGGGTCACCTTCTATAAGCGGACAGTTGCTTTGGACAGGAGATGGCATGCCCTTGGATTGGGCTATGAGTCTGGTGTGGGGCGGAGCCAGATTGAGCGAGCAGCTGTAATCCAGTATGATGGAGTTATGAAGCCATggttggaaattggaatttcaaagtACAAGGGCTATTGGAGCAAACACCTAAACTATGGCCACCCTTTATTGCAACAGTGCAACATACACGAGTAG
- the LOC100251205 gene encoding probable galacturonosyltransferase 6 isoform X1: MKQSWRWKRIAILYLLSLSVFCPLILLSERLKHVVFLGKKEFVEDLPSIKYRRDGETLSVVETEEDEGLKEPDLVVYRDGSKENPNSNISSGFTADLLGKNGTEHKVKEENKQNPQKKLATTSGGKQEQSSLTKVQHDQSIRSQPQRVTDEKIKQIRDQVIRAKAYLNLAPPSSNSHLVKELRLRIKELERAVGEATKDSDLSRSALQRMRTMEASLSKASHIYTDCSALVSKLRAMTNRVEEQVRAQKSQATYLVELAGRTTPKGFHCLTMRLTAEYFALQPEEQNFPNQEKLNDGNLYHYAVFSDNVLACAVVVKSTISNAMDPEKIVFHVVTDSLNHPAMLMWFLLNPPGEATIQIQSVEKFEWLAAKYNSTLKKQNSHDSRYTSALNHLRFYLPDVFPQLDKIVLLDHDVVVQRDLSRLWSVDMKGKVNGAVETCQEVEPSFHRMDMFINFSDPMVAERFDAKTCTWAFGMNLFDLHEWRRQNLTAVYHKYLQMGLENPLWKAGSLPLGWVTFYKRTVALDRRWHALGLGYESGVGRSQIERAAVIQYDGVMKPWLEIGISKYKGYWSKHLNYGHPLLQQCNIHE; this comes from the exons ATGAAGCAGTCTTGGCGATGGAAGAGGATCGCCATCCTCTATTTGCTCTCTCTTTCTGTCTTCTGTCCACTTATTTTACTCTCTGAAAGGCTCAAGCATGTAGTTTTTTTAG GGAAGAAAGAGTTTGTGGAGGATTTACCGAGTATT AAGTATAGGAGAGATGGTGAAACACTTAGTGTTGTCGAGACG GAGGAGGATGAAGGCTTAAAAGAGCCAGACCTAGTTGTGTACAGAGACGGATCCAAGGAGAATCCCAATTCCAACATTTCCAGTGGGTTTACTGCTGATTTGTTGGGAAAAAATG GTACTGAACACAAAGTGAAGGAAGAAAACAAGCAAAATCCACAGAAAAAATTAGCAACAACTTCTGGAGGAAAG CAGGAGCAATCTAGCTTGACAAAAGTTCAACATGACCAGAGCATACGGTCCCAACCACAGAGGGTGACTGATGAGAAGATAAAACAGATAAGAGATCAAGTGATTAGGGCAAAAGCATACTTGAATCTTGCACCACCAAGCAGCAATTCCCACCTAGTGAAAGAGTTAAGACTACGAATTAAGGAGCTGGAGCGGGCTGTGGGTGAAGCCACCAAGGATTCAGATTTGTCAAGGAG TGCTTTGCAGAGGATGAGAACCATGGAAGCATCCTTATCCAAAGCGAGTCACATTTATACAGATTGCTCTGCTTTAGTCTCCAAGCTCCGAGCCATGACTAACAGGGTAGAAGAACAGGTTCGGGCACAGAAGAGTCAAGCAACGTATCTGGTTGAGCTTGCTGGAAGGACAACCCCAAAAGGCTTTCACTGCCTTACTATGAGGCTGACAGCCGAATATTTTGCCCTGCAGCCTGAGGAGCAGAATTTCCCtaaccaagaaaaattgaaTGATGGAAATCTCTATCACTATGCTGTCTTCTCTGATAATGTTCTGGCCTGTGCCGTGGTTGTGAAATCTACCATCTCCAATGCTATG GATCCAGAGAAAATTGTGTTCCATGTGGTGACGGATTCGCTCAACCACCCAGCAATGTTGATGTGGTTCTTATTAAATCCTCCTGGTGAAGCCACTATACAGATCCAGAGTGTAGAGAAATTTGAATGGTTGGCTGCCAAATATAATTCAACATTGAAGAAGCAAAACTCCCACGATTCAAGATATACTTCTGCACTGAACCACCTTCGTTTCTATCTGCCAGATGTCTTCCCTCAACTTGATAAGATTGTGCTCCTTGATCATGATGTGGTGGTGCAGAGAGATCTGAGCAGACTTTGGAGTGTTGATATGAAGGGTAAAGTAAATGGAGCAGTGGAGACTTGTCAGGAAGTTGAGCCTTCATTCCATCGGATGGATATGTTTATCAACTTCTCTGATCCAATGGTGGCTGAGAGGTTTGATGCCAAGACATGCACATGGGCATTTGGGATGAATTTATTTGATCTGCATGAGTGGAGGCGGCAGAATTTGACAGCTGTCTACCATAAATACCTTCAAATG GGACTTGAGAATCCGTTGTGGAAGGCTGGGAGCTTGCCCTTAGGTTGGGTCACCTTCTATAAGCGGACAGTTGCTTTGGACAGGAGATGGCATGCCCTTGGATTGGGCTATGAGTCTGGTGTGGGGCGGAGCCAGATTGAGCGAGCAGCTGTAATCCAGTATGATGGAGTTATGAAGCCATggttggaaattggaatttcaaagtACAAGGGCTATTGGAGCAAACACCTAAACTATGGCCACCCTTTATTGCAACAGTGCAACATACACGAGTAG
- the LOC100251205 gene encoding probable galacturonosyltransferase 6 isoform X3 has product MKQSWRWKRIAILYLLSLSVFCPLILLSERLKHVVFLGKKEFVEDLPSIYRRDGETLSVVETEEDEGLKEPDLVVYRDGSKENPNSNISSGFTADLLGKNGTEHKVKEENKQNPQKKLATTSGGKQEQSSLTKVQHDQSIRSQPQRVTDEKIKQIRDQVIRAKAYLNLAPPSSNSHLVKELRLRIKELERAVGEATKDSDLSRSALQRMRTMEASLSKASHIYTDCSALVSKLRAMTNRVEEQVRAQKSQATYLVELAGRTTPKGFHCLTMRLTAEYFALQPEEQNFPNQEKLNDGNLYHYAVFSDNVLACAVVVKSTISNAMDPEKIVFHVVTDSLNHPAMLMWFLLNPPGEATIQIQSVEKFEWLAAKYNSTLKKQNSHDSRYTSALNHLRFYLPDVFPQLDKIVLLDHDVVVQRDLSRLWSVDMKGKVNGAVETCQEVEPSFHRMDMFINFSDPMVAERFDAKTCTWAFGMNLFDLHEWRRQNLTAVYHKYLQMGLENPLWKAGSLPLGWVTFYKRTVALDRRWHALGLGYESGVGRSQIERAAVIQYDGVMKPWLEIGISKYKGYWSKHLNYGHPLLQQCNIHE; this is encoded by the exons ATGAAGCAGTCTTGGCGATGGAAGAGGATCGCCATCCTCTATTTGCTCTCTCTTTCTGTCTTCTGTCCACTTATTTTACTCTCTGAAAGGCTCAAGCATGTAGTTTTTTTAG GGAAGAAAGAGTTTGTGGAGGATTTACCGAGTATT TATAGGAGAGATGGTGAAACACTTAGTGTTGTCGAGACG GAGGAGGATGAAGGCTTAAAAGAGCCAGACCTAGTTGTGTACAGAGACGGATCCAAGGAGAATCCCAATTCCAACATTTCCAGTGGGTTTACTGCTGATTTGTTGGGAAAAAATG GTACTGAACACAAAGTGAAGGAAGAAAACAAGCAAAATCCACAGAAAAAATTAGCAACAACTTCTGGAGGAAAG CAGGAGCAATCTAGCTTGACAAAAGTTCAACATGACCAGAGCATACGGTCCCAACCACAGAGGGTGACTGATGAGAAGATAAAACAGATAAGAGATCAAGTGATTAGGGCAAAAGCATACTTGAATCTTGCACCACCAAGCAGCAATTCCCACCTAGTGAAAGAGTTAAGACTACGAATTAAGGAGCTGGAGCGGGCTGTGGGTGAAGCCACCAAGGATTCAGATTTGTCAAGGAG TGCTTTGCAGAGGATGAGAACCATGGAAGCATCCTTATCCAAAGCGAGTCACATTTATACAGATTGCTCTGCTTTAGTCTCCAAGCTCCGAGCCATGACTAACAGGGTAGAAGAACAGGTTCGGGCACAGAAGAGTCAAGCAACGTATCTGGTTGAGCTTGCTGGAAGGACAACCCCAAAAGGCTTTCACTGCCTTACTATGAGGCTGACAGCCGAATATTTTGCCCTGCAGCCTGAGGAGCAGAATTTCCCtaaccaagaaaaattgaaTGATGGAAATCTCTATCACTATGCTGTCTTCTCTGATAATGTTCTGGCCTGTGCCGTGGTTGTGAAATCTACCATCTCCAATGCTATG GATCCAGAGAAAATTGTGTTCCATGTGGTGACGGATTCGCTCAACCACCCAGCAATGTTGATGTGGTTCTTATTAAATCCTCCTGGTGAAGCCACTATACAGATCCAGAGTGTAGAGAAATTTGAATGGTTGGCTGCCAAATATAATTCAACATTGAAGAAGCAAAACTCCCACGATTCAAGATATACTTCTGCACTGAACCACCTTCGTTTCTATCTGCCAGATGTCTTCCCTCAACTTGATAAGATTGTGCTCCTTGATCATGATGTGGTGGTGCAGAGAGATCTGAGCAGACTTTGGAGTGTTGATATGAAGGGTAAAGTAAATGGAGCAGTGGAGACTTGTCAGGAAGTTGAGCCTTCATTCCATCGGATGGATATGTTTATCAACTTCTCTGATCCAATGGTGGCTGAGAGGTTTGATGCCAAGACATGCACATGGGCATTTGGGATGAATTTATTTGATCTGCATGAGTGGAGGCGGCAGAATTTGACAGCTGTCTACCATAAATACCTTCAAATG GGACTTGAGAATCCGTTGTGGAAGGCTGGGAGCTTGCCCTTAGGTTGGGTCACCTTCTATAAGCGGACAGTTGCTTTGGACAGGAGATGGCATGCCCTTGGATTGGGCTATGAGTCTGGTGTGGGGCGGAGCCAGATTGAGCGAGCAGCTGTAATCCAGTATGATGGAGTTATGAAGCCATggttggaaattggaatttcaaagtACAAGGGCTATTGGAGCAAACACCTAAACTATGGCCACCCTTTATTGCAACAGTGCAACATACACGAGTAG
- the LOC100256361 gene encoding photosystem II reaction center W protein, chloroplastic, whose product MASITASTPTSSLPRVGLRPNGGTVGTSSAILGLPVMAKKGRVTCSMKEKPSVEDGSLKMGMGASLMAAACAATMSSPAMALVDERMSTEGTGLPFGLSNNTLGWILFGVFGLIWALYFVYTATLEEDEESGLSL is encoded by the exons ATGGCCAGCATCACAGCCAGCACTCCAACCTCATCCCTCCCCCGTGTCGGTCTCCGCCCAAATGGAGGAACAGTGGGGACTTCATCGGCCATTCTGG GGTTGCCGGTGATGGCAAAGAAGGGAAGAGTCACATGCTCAATGAAGGAGAAGCCAAGTGTGGAGGATGGAAGCTTGAAGATGGGGATGGGGGCATCACTGATGGCAGCAGCCTGTGCTGCAACCATGTCAAGCCCAGCCATGGCTCTGGTGGATGAGAGGATGAGCACAGAAGGGACGGGACTTCCATTTGGGTTGAGCAACAACACTCTGGGTTGGATCCTGTTTGGTGTGTTTGGTCTGATTTGGGCTCTCTACTTTGTCTACACTGCAACTCTTGAAGAGGATGAAGAGTCTGGGTTGTCCCTGTAA